GGGAGCGCTCCTCGGTGGTGCCGCCGTGGTACTCCAGCTCGAACGGGAATCTCCGCAGGTCGACGCCGAGATCTTCGCAGAGGACGTCGGCCGCGCGCGTCGAGAGCGTGAACGATCTCGGCATCAGTCGCGGCCGCCCTCCTCCCGCGGTGTGGCGCCGATGACGGGGGGAGCCACGCGGGGCAGCCCGAGGTCGTCGGCGATCTCGTCGGTTTCGAGCACGTACTTGCGCTCGTGCTCCTCCTCGTCCTCGCCCTGGTCGCGGGCCGCTCCCGTGCCCGCGCCCATCGGCACGCGGCCGCCGCCGCGCCCGGAGGCGGACGAGGAGGTCGCGGCCGTGCCGCTGGTGGGGCCTCCGGTGGGGGCGCCGCCGATACCGGCTCGTCCGCCGGGGCCCAGTCCCGAGCCACCCGAGCCGTAGCCGCCGGAACCGTAACCTCCCGCGCCGTACCCACCGGCCCGGCCACCGGAGTGTCCGCCGCGTCCACCGGAGACGCCGCCGGCTCGGCCGCCGCCCGGCACCCCCTGGCCGGGCGGGACCGGCGCCCACCTCCCGTTGGCGGAGTTCTGCCGCAGCCACTGGCCGGTCCTGGGGTCCTGTCGGTAGTTCGTGCCGTCCGGGCCGCGAACCACTCCCGGTGGTGGACCGGAGTTGCCCGTGCCGCCGCCGGAACTCCAGGCGGGTGCGGTGGCGGAGGGCTGCTGTGGCTGGCCGTGGTGGCCTGCCGGGGTGTTCGACACTCCCGACGTGGGGGGTGTGGTGGCGGTGTTCGGGGTGGAGGCCGCGTAGGTGCTCGACGGGGTGGTCTCGCCGACGGTCGCGGTCGTGAAGCCGCTGCCGCCGGATCCGGTGCCGTTGTAGCCGGCGGTGGTATCGCCCGCCGTCTCGTCGGGGGATGCTGGGGGAGGGGCGAAGCGCGGCGTGTTCTCGGCGGCGCCGCCGAAGTCCGACTCCATGGTGGACACCACGCGGGCGGCTTCCTGGTGCGCCTGCTTGGCTTCCTCGGCCTGCTGGCGGATCTCGGTGGCGCGCTGCACGACGGTCGCGGGGTTCGGGTCCGAGGCGAGCGTGGCGAGCTCGTGCACCAGGCTGAAGTCGGGATCCTCCGGCATCGAGTTGCGGGCCTGCTCGCCCGCCTCGGCCTGCAGGCCGATCTGGTTGGCGGTGAGCTGCGCGGCTTCGCCGGAATGTCCCATGTGCTCGGAGACGGTGTTCACGTGCGCGCGCATCGCGTCGCCCGCCCGGCCCTGCCAGTTCCGTTCCGTCTTCGCGGCCGCCTGCCGGAGGCGTTCGGAGAATTCGATGAAGTCCTTGCCGACCTGGTGATAGTAGCGCCCTATGTCGTGTACCGACACGGGGTCGAATTTCTCCCGCACGAACTTCTCGAGTTCCTTGTGCGGGTAGGACTCGTAGGCGGTGCAGCCCAGTTCGGTGGGTCGGCCGCGCAGCGACTGGTCGCGCGACATGGCCTTGGCCTGCTGGGTGCCGTAGTGCTCGGCGGCGTTGGCGGCGACTTCCTTGGCGCGGTGCACGCTCATGTCGCCGTTGCCGACCGGCATGTGTCCGCCGCCCCGGTGCTCGAAGTCGCCCCTGGCGCGGTTGTATGCCTCGCGTTCCCGGTCGGCGATGTACTCGTGGCTGCGGTAGTCCTGGTCCCCCTCGGACACGAAATCCCCCTGCTGCTCAGTTGTCCGAAATGTTGCGCTCGACCATCGGTGCGGCCTTCTTCACGAGGTCGCACGCCGTCTCGACTGGGGCCGTAGCTTCAGCTGTACTGCTTACCGATATTGCTGAACTGCTTGATACTTTAAATGCCAGTGAGCAGTTGTACTTACCTGTTTTTGCTAGTATTGCTTCACGGCCGTTGATTTTCGTTGGGCTTGTCTCGTCTTTCGGGAAGTTTATTTGTCCTATATGTTTGTCTCTGTATATGGAGACGTCGATCCCGCTTGTCCGGGTTATTTTCCATTGACATGTCGATTTATCGAACTCGTTTATTTCTCCGTTGTTTTTTATTTCGAGTTCTTGTGCCTGCTTCTGAGTTATCAAATCGCAGGGCTGATTGTCTGCGAGCTGCCCATTTTCTTTGTTGTTCTCCTCTTGGTTGTCGGTTCCCTCGGGGGTGTTTTTTTCGTTGCTGGCGTTGCCTCCGCAGGAGACAGTGAAGGCCAGTAGGGCGGTAAGTATTCCTATCGAAAGATAGTTTCTCTTGCTTGTCATTCTAGCTCTTTGGGTCGATGTTTAGTGCGTTGTTCTCGTCTGTCTCCCGATATGCTCTTATTCCTTTCTTGATTGCTTCGATTGTTTTGGGTGTGTTCTCGCGCATCGTGGTGATCAAGTGTTCGAAGGATTCGTCGTCACCGTCGGCTACTTGTTTGTTGAAGGTGGATATAGCTTTTCCGGCTGGGCTGTGTCCCAGTGGGGTGTCACGTTTGATTATCTGTATATCCCTACTTCTTTCGTAAAGGTACTCCTCCAGTTCCTGGAAGATTTTGATGAGTTCGTCGCCCGCGTCGGGGGTGATGACGAACTGGCCGTTGTCGGCGGCGGTGATGATGCCTTGCATGGCGTCGTTGGTGGCCGACAGGTTGCCGGTCAGGTTCTGGTCGTCGTTCATGGTGACGCGTTGATTCCCCCATCGTCGGCGTG
The nucleotide sequence above comes from Actinopolyspora erythraea. Encoded proteins:
- a CDS encoding DUF3558 family protein — protein: MTSKRNYLSIGILTALLAFTVSCGGNASNEKNTPEGTDNQEENNKENGQLADNQPCDLITQKQAQELEIKNNGEINEFDKSTCQWKITRTSGIDVSIYRDKHIGQINFPKDETSPTKINGREAILAKTGKYNCSLAFKVSSSSAISVSSTAEATAPVETACDLVKKAAPMVERNISDN